ctcaACGAATTGCTTGCTTATGTGGATATGATCAGGCGGGCCTATAGGATTCAGCAAGGTTGTTTGGAAAGTGAAGAAGTACAGCCCAGATGGTCCTGTTCCTTACATTGTCTTTGCTTATCACAGCTTTGATGGTGAACAAGGTAAGAGCATTTAGTCTGTATTAATTAAGGCCATAGTTTTAATTTTCCACACCAGAGAGGCTCACATATAACATCTAAGATATATCTAAGAGCATGAATGACACACTTAATGTGAagattattttcatattcacaGGATTCCCTGGTGATCTCCTTGTAAAAACAACCTACACGCTCCTTGGAGACAACCAACTGCGTATAATAATGGAAGCAAAAGCTCTAAACAAGGCCACACCGGTTTGTCTAGTCAACCATGCCTTTTGGAACCTTGGTGGCCACAATAGCGGCGATATCTTGTCagaaaaaattcagatttttgcTTCGCGTTACATTCCTCTTGACAATAAGCTCATTCCTACAGGAGAAATTGTGACAGTGAAAGAAACACCCTATGATTTTCTCAAGCCCAACACCATTGGCAGCAGGATCAACGAACTCCCTAAGGGCTATGACACCAACTACGCACTTGATGGAAGTGGAAACAAGAAGTTGAGGAAAGCAGCAATTGTGCATGACGAGAAGTCTGGAAGAGCAATGGAGATATTAACCAATCAACCTGGTGTGCAGTTCTTCACTAGCAACACTTTGAACGTGAAGGGAAAAGGTGGTTTTATGTATAAACCTCATGGAGCTCTATGTCTAGAGACTCAAGGATTTCCTGATTCTGTTAACCATCCCAACTTCCCTTCACAGATTGTGAATCCAGGGAAGCTGTACAAGCATTACATGTTATTCAAGTTCTCTACTTTCTAGATAATTTTCACGACAAAAACACAACAAGTACATTATGTACGTGTTTCGAGACTGCTTTTTCTGTAGTTTCAAAGTTGGAGGATGTCGTTTCTTCTTTCTGTTGTCTGAGGCAATATATTGTTCTAGAAAATGAATGAATAATCGTTGAATAGATTATATTGCTCGTAAGATATTTATTGACaataaagatgatgaaatttaaattaaacaatatatttaaactGATTTTAGATATGAAATATCATTGCgtaaataagatatttattgtCATTATATAATGCATtgtactttataattttatatagtgtttgttgttttgtttgtaGTTTTAATGAGTTGTTGAATAAGTTGTGAATATAAATGCTATTGTTGCTTAATTAGGCTAAATAAGGATTATAtccaataaataagaaaataaatttaaaacttcacTAATGTCATagctaacaaaaataaaaaaatattaaataaccaTTAATGACTCCATCGTTGATTTAACTTACCGATAAACTCATTGATGGATGCTAAAATCATTAGAGAATTATAGAGAGTTGGATATAATTTTGTTGGTGATGTTGTAACTCATCAACAATCTCATTGacaatcattaaaataattggaGAATTCCAAAGAGTTTAAGAAAGCATTCAAGATTTTAAACCAATAGATGGATACACCGGCAATTAAAATTCCATTGATGATATTGTACTCACTAACAGTTGCTAAAATCATTAGAGAAATATAAAGAGTTTTGGGAAGTATTTAGGAGATTTAACCAATAGACGAATTTAATGgtgaaaaaaaattccatcgATAATATTGTACTCAGCGACGAACTCATCAatggaaaacaaaatcattaaagaaTGATACAGAGTTTAAGGAAAAATTCATAGGATTGGATTCACTGATGAAAATATATGCAGATGGAAAT
This DNA window, taken from Populus alba chromosome 17, ASM523922v2, whole genome shotgun sequence, encodes the following:
- the LOC118031863 gene encoding uncharacterized protein; translation: MAKFSASFCLTLLVISGCACIDSAMGGEEIGIYELKKGNLSMKLTNYGARIISLVLPDKNGKLGDVALGFDTIEEFMNASSPFGATVGRVANRISNAHFTLNGTVYKLPANSGNNTIHGGPIGFSKVVWKVKKYSPDGPVPYIVFAYHSFDGEQGFPGDLLVKTTYTLLGDNQLRIIMEAKALNKATPVCLVNHAFWNLGGHNSGDILSEKIQIFASRYIPLDNKLIPTGEIVTVKETPYDFLKPNTIGSRINELPKGYDTNYALDGSGNKKLRKAAIVHDEKSGRAMEILTNQPGVQFFTSNTLNVKGKGGFMYKPHGALCLETQGFPDSVNHPNFPSQIVNPGKLYKHYMLFKFSTF